A portion of the Mus pahari chromosome 17, PAHARI_EIJ_v1.1, whole genome shotgun sequence genome contains these proteins:
- the Sgsm3 gene encoding small G protein signaling modulator 3, with protein sequence MKSCHCPQHTMSGNHTPSASGPFSALTPSIWPQDILAKYSQKEESSEQPEFCYDEFGFRVDKEGSEPGCSQMAGSPLVEDPPQRLRWQAHLEFTHNNDVGDLTWDKIAVSLPRSEKLRSLVLAGIPHGMRPQLWMRLSGALQKKRNSELSYREIIKNSSNDETIAAKQIEKDLLRTMPSNACFANVNSIGVPRLRRVLRALAWLYPEIGYCQGTGMVAACLLLFLEEEDAFWMMCAIIEDLLPASYFSTTLLGVQTDQRVLRHLIVQYLPRLDKLLQEHDIATWRTAVIRPCGQPPASDKQTAAPPIPAPPRRAVTADEMQFFMEMCSDSQPRAQVSRRVPGPRSLLSHSQEEELIQSENSASIFNTLSDIPAQMDDAEMLLGEAMRLAGSLTDVAVETQRRKHLAYLIADQGQTLGTSTTTNLSQVVRRRTQRRKSGITSLLFGEDDLEALKAKNIKQTELVADLREAILRVARHFQCTDPKNCSVELTPDYSMESHQRDHENYVACLRSNRRRAKALLDFERHDDDELGFRKNDIITIISQKDEHCWVGELNGLRGWFPAKFVEVLDERSKEYSIAGDDSVTEGVTDLVRGTLCPALKALFEHGLKKPSLLGGACHPWLFIEEAAGREVERDFDSVYSRLVLCKTYRLDEDGKVLTPEELLYRAVQSVNVTHDAAHAQMDVKLRSLICVGLNEQVLHLWLEVLCSSLPTVEKWYQPWSFLRSPGWVQIKCELRVLCCFAFSLSQDWELPARREEEKQPLKEGVQDMLVKHHLFSWDIDG encoded by the exons GAAACCACACACCTTCTGCCAGTGGCCCTTTCTCTGCTCTGACTCCAAGCATATGGCCCCAGGATATCctggcaaaatactcacag AAGGAAGAGTCCTCAGAGCAGCCAGAGTTCTGCTATGATGAGTTTGGTTTCCGTGTGGACAAGGAAG GTTCTGAGCCTGGATGCAGCCAGATGGCAGGCTCACCCCTGGTGGAGGACCCCCCGCAGAGGCTGCGGTGGCAGGCTCACCTGGAGTTCACCCACAACAATGACGTTGGGGATCTCACCTGGGACAAGATTGCAGTCTCCCTCCCCCGCTCCGAGAAACTCCGTTCCCTAGTGCTGGCTGGCATCCCACATGGCATGAGGCCACAG TTGTGGATGCGGCTCTCTGGGGCGCTGCAGAAGAAGAGGAACTCTGAGTTGTCCTACCGTGAGATTATAAAGAACAGCTCCAACGATGAGACCATCGCTGCCAAACAG ATTGAGAAGGACCTGCTCCGTACCATGCCCAGCAACGCCTGCTTTGCCAACGTGAACAGCATCGGGGTTCCCCGCCTTCGCAGAGTCCTCCGAGCACTGGCCTGGCTCTACCCAGAGATTGGCTACTGCCAGGGCACAGGCATG GTGGCTGCCTGTCTCCTGCtgttcctggaggaggaggacgCCTTCTGGATGATGTGTGCCATCATTGAGGACCTGCTGCCTGCCTCCTACTTCAGTACTACCCTGCTGGGCGTCCAGACTGACCAGCGGGTCCTGCGCCACCTGATTGTCCAGTACCTGCCTCGCTTAGACAAGCTGTTGCAGGAGCATGACATTG CCACTTGGAGAACAGCGGTCATCAGGCCCTGTGGGCAGCCCCCTGCCTCTGATAAGCAGACAGCTGCTCCG CCCATTCCCGCCCCCCCCCGCAGAGCTGTCACAGCTGACGAAATGCAGTTCTTCATGGAGATGTGCTCTGACAGTCAG cccagggcaCAGGTTTCTAGGAGGGTGCCAGGACCACGCTCCTTACTCTCCCACTCCCAGGAGGAAGAGCTGATACAGTCTGAGAACTCAGCTTCCATCTTCAACACGCTGTCAGACATTCCTGCACAGATGGATGACGCAGAGATGCTGCTGGGGGAGGCCATGCGGCTGGCTGGCTCCCTCACCGATGTGGCCGTGGAGACCCAGCGTCGCAAGCATCTGGCCTACCTTATTGCAGACCAAGGCCAGACCCTGGGGACGAGCACCACCACCAACCTCTCTCAG GTTGTACGGCGCAGGACCCAGCGGAGGAAGTCTGGTATCACTTCCCTACTCTTTG GGGAGGACGACCTAGAAGCTCTCAAGGCAAAGAACATCAAGCAAACAGAGCTGGTGGCCGACCTTCGCGAAGCCATTTTGCGTGTGGCACGCCACTTCCAGTGCACAGACCCCAAGAACTGTAGTGTG GAGCTGACCCCAGACTACAGCATGGAGAGCCACCAGCGGGACCATGAGAACTATGTGGCATGTTTACGCAGCAACCGGCGCCGGGCCAAGGCCCTGCTGGACTTTGAGCggcatgatgatgatgaactagGCTTCCGCAAAAATGACATCATCACG ATCATTTCTCAGAAGGATGAGCACTGCTGGGTGGGTGAGCTGAACGGCCTGAGAG GCTGGTTTCCAGCCAAGTTTGTGGAGGTCCTGGATGAGCGAAGCAAAGAG TACTCCATTGCTGGGGATGACTCTGTGACGGAAGGAGTAACAGACCTCGTTCGGGGGACCCTCTGCCCAGCCCTCAAGGCCCTGTTTGAACACGGATTGAAGAAGCCATCCTTGCTTGGAGGGGCTTGTCACCCCTGGCTGTTTATCGAGGAG GCAGCAGGCCGTGAAGTCGAGAGAGACTTTGATTCTGTGTACTCCCGCCTGGTGCTCTGTAAGACATACAG GTTGGATGAAGATGGCAAAGTCCTGACCCCTGAAGAGTTGTTGTACCGG GCTGTGCAGTCTGTGAATGTGACCCATGATGCAGCACACGCACAAATGGATGTCAAGCTCCGCTCACTTATCTGCGTGGGGCTCAA TGAACAGGTCCTGCACCTGTGGCTGGAGGTACTCTGCTCCAGCCTGCCCACTGTGGAGAAGTGGTACCAGCCCTGGTCCTtcctgcgtagccctggctgggtCCAGATCAAGTGTGAGCTCCG TGTCCTCTGCTGCTTTGCCTTCAGCCTCTCCCAGGACTGGGAGCTCCCTGCTAGGAGAGAG GAGGAAAAGCAGCCCCTGAAGGAGGGTGTGCAGGACATGCTGGTGAAGCACCATCTTTTCAGCTGGGACATAGATGGATGA
- the Mrtfa gene encoding myocardin-related transcription factor A isoform X3: MTLLEPEMLMMAVQSVLQLKLQQRRTREELVSQGIMPPLKSPAAFHEQRRSLERARTEDYLKRKIRSRPERSELVRMHILEETSAEPSLQAKQLKLKRARLADDLNEKIAQRPGPMELVEKNILPVESSLKEAIIVGQVNYPKVADSSSFDEDSSDALSPEQPASHESQGSVPSPLESRVSDPLPSATSISPTQVLSQLPMAPDPGETLFLAEQPPLPPAPLLPPSLTNGSIVPTAKPAPTLIKQSQPKSASEKSQRSKKAKELKPKVKKLKYHQYIPPDQKQDKGAPAMDSSYAKILQQQQLFLQLQILNQQQQQQQQQHYNYQAILPAPPKPSGETPGSSAPTPSRSLSTSSSSSSGTPAPSGLPRQNSTALAGKPGALPANLDDMKVAELKQELKLRSLPVSGTKTELIERLRAYQDQVSPAPGAPKAPATTSVLSKAGEASPLQIVKEEGARAASCCLSPGARAELEGLDKDQMLQEKDKQIEELTRMLQQKQQLVELLRLQLEQQKRAQQPAPAPASSPVKRESGFSSCQLSCQPQGSAHAFGPGLVVPTTNHGDTQAPAPESPPVVVKQEAGPPEPDLAPGSQLLLGSQGTSFLKRVSPPTLVTDSTGTHLILTVTNKSADGPGLPAGSPQQPLSQPGSPAPGPPAQMDLEHPPQPSFATPTSLLKKEPPGYEETVTQQPKQQENGSSSQHMDDLFDILIQSGEISADFKEPPSLPGKEKSPPAATAYGPPLTPQPSPLSELPQAAPPPGSPTLPGRLEDFLESSTGLPLLTSGHEGPEPLSLIDDLHSQMLSSSAILDHPPSPMDTSELHFAPEPSSGMGLDLAVGHLDSMDWLELSSGGPVLSLAPLSTAAPSLFSMDFLDGHDLQLHWDSCL; the protein is encoded by the exons CTTTGAAAAGTCCGGCTGCATTTCATGAGCAGAGAAGGAGCCTGGAGCGGGCCAGG ACCGAGGACTATTTGAAACGGAAGATCCGTTCCCGGCCCGAGAGATCCGAGCTGGTCAGGATGCACATTCTGGAAG AGACCTcggctgagccttctctccaggccAAGCAGCTGAAGCTGAAGAGAGCCAGGCTGGCTGATGACCTCAATGAAAAGATCGCACAGAGGCCTGGCCCCATGGAGCTGGTGGAGAAGAACATCCTGCCTGTGGAGTCCAGCCTGAAGGAGGCTATCATTG TGGGCCAGGTAAATTACCCAAAGGTAGCAGACAGTTCCTCCTTCGACGAGGACAGCAGCGATGCCCTATCTCCTGAGCAGCCTGCCAGCCATGAGTCCCAAGGTTCAGTGCCATCACCCTTGGAGTCCCGAGTCAGTGATCCACTGCCCAGTGCCACCTCCATATCACCCACTCAG gttcTTTCTCAACTCCCGATGGCTCCGGATCCTGGAGAGACGCTTTTCCTGGCAGAgcagcctcctctgcctcccgcaCCTCTGCTGCCCCCCAGCCTAACCAATGGAAGCATCGTCCCCACTGCCAAGCCTGCACCCACACTCATTAAG CAAAGCCAACCCAAGTCTGCCAGCGAGAAATCACAGCGCAGCAAGAAGGCCAAGGAGCTGAAGCCAAAGGTGAAGAAGCTCAAGTACCACCAGTACATCCCCCCGGACCAGAAGCAGGACAAGGGGGCGCCCGCCATGGACTCTTCCTATGCCAAGAtcttgcagcagcagcagctcttccTGCAGCTGCAGATTCtcaaccagcagcagcagcagcaacaacaacagcactaCAACTATCAGGCTatcctgcctgcccctcccaA GCCCTCGGGTGAGACTCCCGGAAGCAGTGCCCCTACCCCATCACGTAGCCTCTCCACCAGTAGCAGCTCCAGCTCAGGCACCCCAGCGCCCAGTGGGCTGCCACGTCAGAACAGCACGGCGCTAGCTGGCAAACCAGGAGCCCTGCCAGCCAACCTGGATGACATGAAG GTGGCAGAGCTGAAGCAAGAACTGAAGTTGCGGTCACTTCCCGTCTCCGGCACCAAGACTGAGCTGATAGAGCGCCTGCGTGCCTACCAAGACCAAGTCAGCCCAGCTCCAGGAGCCCCCAAGGCCCCTGCCACCACCTCTGTGCTGTCCAAGGCTGGTGAG GCCTCCCCACTGCAGATCGTGAAGGAGGAGGGTGCCCGTGCTGCGTCCTGCTGTCTAAGCCCTGGTGCTCGGGCTGAGCTGGAGGGACTGGACAAGGACCAGATGCTGCAGGAGAAGGACAAGCAGATAGAGGAGCTGACCCGAATGCTCcaacagaagcagcagctggTTGAGCTGCTGCGGCTACAGCTGGAGCAGCAGAAGCGGGCCCAgcagccagccccagccccagccagcaGCCCTGTGAAGCGGGAAAGTGGTTTCTCCAGTTGCCAGCTGAGCTGCCAGCCCCAGGGCTCTGCCCATGCTTTTGGCCCTGGCCTAGTGGTTCCCACTACCAACCATGGAGACACTCAGGCCCCAGCCCCAGAGTCCCCACCTGTGGTGGTGAAGCAGGAAGCGGGACCACCTGAGCCAGATCTGGCCCCTGGCTCCCAACTGCTCTTGGGCTCACAGGGCACCAGCTTCCTCAAGAGGGTCAGCCCTCCTACCCTGGTCACTGACTCTACAGGGACTCACCTCATCCTCACTGTGACCAATAAGAGTGCAGATGGCCCTGGCTTACCTGCGGGGAGCCCCCAGCAG CCCTTGTCCCAGCCTGGTTCACCAGCCCCTGGCCCACCTGCCCAGATGGACCTGGAGCACCCACCTCAGCCTTCGTTTGCAACCCCCACATCTCTGCTGAAGAAGGAGCCGCCTGGTTATGAAGAGACTGTGACCCAGCAGCCTAAGCAGCAG GAAAATGGCTCCTCCAGTCAGCACATGGATGATCTGTTTGATATTCTTATTCAGAGTGGAG AGATTTCAGCAGATTTCAAAGAGCCACCATCCCTACCAGGCAAGGAAAAGTCACCTCCAGCAGCCACAGCATATGGGCCTCCGTTGACACCACAACCCTCGCCTTTGAGTGAACTCCCCCAGGCTGCTCCTCCACCAggttcccccaccctcccagggCGCCTAGAAGACTTCCTGGAGAGCAGCACAGGGCTGCCCCTGCTGACAAGTGGGCACGAGGGACCAGAACCCCTTTCCCTCATTGACGACCTCCACAGCCAGATGCTGAGCAGCTCCGCCATCCTGGACCACCCCCCATCACCCATGGACACCTCTGAATTGCACTTTGCTCCTGAGCCCAGCAGTGGTATGGGCCTGGACCTGGCTGTTGGCCACCTGGACAGCATGGACTGGCTGGAGCTGTCATCTGGTGGCCCTGTGCTTAGCCTGGCTCCCCTCAGTACTGCAGCCCCCAGCCTCTTCTCGATGGATTTCCTGGATGGCCACGACTTGCAGCTCCACTGGGATTCCTGCTTGTAG
- the Mrtfa gene encoding myocardin-related transcription factor A isoform X1 encodes MTLLEPEMLMMAVQSVLQLKLQQRRTREELVSQGIMPPLKSPAAFHEQRRSLERARTEDYLKRKIRSRPERSELVRMHILEETSAEPSLQAKQLKLKRARLADDLNEKIAQRPGPMELVEKNILPVESSLKEAIIVGQVNYPKVADSSSFDEDSSDALSPEQPASHESQGSVPSPLESRVSDPLPSATSISPTQVLSQLPMAPDPGETLFLAEQPPLPPAPLLPPSLTNGSIVPTAKPAPTLIKQSQPKSASEKSQRSKKAKELKPKVKKLKYHQYIPPDQKQDKGAPAMDSSYAKILQQQQLFLQLQILNQQQQQQQQQHYNYQAILPAPPKPSGETPGSSAPTPSRSLSTSSSSSSGTPAPSGLPRQNSTALAGKPGALPANLDDMKVAELKQELKLRSLPVSGTKTELIERLRAYQDQVSPAPGAPKAPATTSVLSKAGEVVVAFPAALLSTGSALVTAGLAPAEMVVATVTSNGMVKFGSTGSTPPVSPTPSERSLLSTGDENSTPGDAFGEMVTSPLTQLTLQASPLQIVKEEGARAASCCLSPGARAELEGLDKDQMLQEKDKQIEELTRMLQQKQQLVELLRLQLEQQKRAQQPAPAPASSPVKRESGFSSCQLSCQPQGSAHAFGPGLVVPTTNHGDTQAPAPESPPVVVKQEAGPPEPDLAPGSQLLLGSQGTSFLKRVSPPTLVTDSTGTHLILTVTNKSADGPGLPAGSPQQPLSQPGSPAPGPPAQMDLEHPPQPSFATPTSLLKKEPPGYEETVTQQPKQQENGSSSQHMDDLFDILIQSGEISADFKEPPSLPGKEKSPPAATAYGPPLTPQPSPLSELPQAAPPPGSPTLPGRLEDFLESSTGLPLLTSGHEGPEPLSLIDDLHSQMLSSSAILDHPPSPMDTSELHFAPEPSSGMGLDLAVGHLDSMDWLELSSGGPVLSLAPLSTAAPSLFSMDFLDGHDLQLHWDSCL; translated from the exons CTTTGAAAAGTCCGGCTGCATTTCATGAGCAGAGAAGGAGCCTGGAGCGGGCCAGG ACCGAGGACTATTTGAAACGGAAGATCCGTTCCCGGCCCGAGAGATCCGAGCTGGTCAGGATGCACATTCTGGAAG AGACCTcggctgagccttctctccaggccAAGCAGCTGAAGCTGAAGAGAGCCAGGCTGGCTGATGACCTCAATGAAAAGATCGCACAGAGGCCTGGCCCCATGGAGCTGGTGGAGAAGAACATCCTGCCTGTGGAGTCCAGCCTGAAGGAGGCTATCATTG TGGGCCAGGTAAATTACCCAAAGGTAGCAGACAGTTCCTCCTTCGACGAGGACAGCAGCGATGCCCTATCTCCTGAGCAGCCTGCCAGCCATGAGTCCCAAGGTTCAGTGCCATCACCCTTGGAGTCCCGAGTCAGTGATCCACTGCCCAGTGCCACCTCCATATCACCCACTCAG gttcTTTCTCAACTCCCGATGGCTCCGGATCCTGGAGAGACGCTTTTCCTGGCAGAgcagcctcctctgcctcccgcaCCTCTGCTGCCCCCCAGCCTAACCAATGGAAGCATCGTCCCCACTGCCAAGCCTGCACCCACACTCATTAAG CAAAGCCAACCCAAGTCTGCCAGCGAGAAATCACAGCGCAGCAAGAAGGCCAAGGAGCTGAAGCCAAAGGTGAAGAAGCTCAAGTACCACCAGTACATCCCCCCGGACCAGAAGCAGGACAAGGGGGCGCCCGCCATGGACTCTTCCTATGCCAAGAtcttgcagcagcagcagctcttccTGCAGCTGCAGATTCtcaaccagcagcagcagcagcaacaacaacagcactaCAACTATCAGGCTatcctgcctgcccctcccaA GCCCTCGGGTGAGACTCCCGGAAGCAGTGCCCCTACCCCATCACGTAGCCTCTCCACCAGTAGCAGCTCCAGCTCAGGCACCCCAGCGCCCAGTGGGCTGCCACGTCAGAACAGCACGGCGCTAGCTGGCAAACCAGGAGCCCTGCCAGCCAACCTGGATGACATGAAG GTGGCAGAGCTGAAGCAAGAACTGAAGTTGCGGTCACTTCCCGTCTCCGGCACCAAGACTGAGCTGATAGAGCGCCTGCGTGCCTACCAAGACCAAGTCAGCCCAGCTCCAGGAGCCCCCAAGGCCCCTGCCACCACCTCTGTGCTGTCCAAGGCTGGTGAGGTAGTGGTCGCCTTCCCTGCGGCCCTGCTaagcacagggtcagctcttgTAACAGCAGGCCTTGCACCAGCTGAGATGGTGGTGGCCACAGTAACCAGCAATGGCATGGTGAAGTTTGGCAGCACAGGCTCCACACCCCCCGTGTCTCCCACCCCTTCAGAGCGCTCACTGCTCAGCACGGGTGATGAGAATTCCACACCTGGGGATGCCTTTGGTGAAATGGTGACATCGCCGCTGACACAGCTCACCCTGCAGGCCTCCCCACTGCAGATCGTGAAGGAGGAGGGTGCCCGTGCTGCGTCCTGCTGTCTAAGCCCTGGTGCTCGGGCTGAGCTGGAGGGACTGGACAAGGACCAGATGCTGCAGGAGAAGGACAAGCAGATAGAGGAGCTGACCCGAATGCTCcaacagaagcagcagctggTTGAGCTGCTGCGGCTACAGCTGGAGCAGCAGAAGCGGGCCCAgcagccagccccagccccagccagcaGCCCTGTGAAGCGGGAAAGTGGTTTCTCCAGTTGCCAGCTGAGCTGCCAGCCCCAGGGCTCTGCCCATGCTTTTGGCCCTGGCCTAGTGGTTCCCACTACCAACCATGGAGACACTCAGGCCCCAGCCCCAGAGTCCCCACCTGTGGTGGTGAAGCAGGAAGCGGGACCACCTGAGCCAGATCTGGCCCCTGGCTCCCAACTGCTCTTGGGCTCACAGGGCACCAGCTTCCTCAAGAGGGTCAGCCCTCCTACCCTGGTCACTGACTCTACAGGGACTCACCTCATCCTCACTGTGACCAATAAGAGTGCAGATGGCCCTGGCTTACCTGCGGGGAGCCCCCAGCAG CCCTTGTCCCAGCCTGGTTCACCAGCCCCTGGCCCACCTGCCCAGATGGACCTGGAGCACCCACCTCAGCCTTCGTTTGCAACCCCCACATCTCTGCTGAAGAAGGAGCCGCCTGGTTATGAAGAGACTGTGACCCAGCAGCCTAAGCAGCAG GAAAATGGCTCCTCCAGTCAGCACATGGATGATCTGTTTGATATTCTTATTCAGAGTGGAG AGATTTCAGCAGATTTCAAAGAGCCACCATCCCTACCAGGCAAGGAAAAGTCACCTCCAGCAGCCACAGCATATGGGCCTCCGTTGACACCACAACCCTCGCCTTTGAGTGAACTCCCCCAGGCTGCTCCTCCACCAggttcccccaccctcccagggCGCCTAGAAGACTTCCTGGAGAGCAGCACAGGGCTGCCCCTGCTGACAAGTGGGCACGAGGGACCAGAACCCCTTTCCCTCATTGACGACCTCCACAGCCAGATGCTGAGCAGCTCCGCCATCCTGGACCACCCCCCATCACCCATGGACACCTCTGAATTGCACTTTGCTCCTGAGCCCAGCAGTGGTATGGGCCTGGACCTGGCTGTTGGCCACCTGGACAGCATGGACTGGCTGGAGCTGTCATCTGGTGGCCCTGTGCTTAGCCTGGCTCCCCTCAGTACTGCAGCCCCCAGCCTCTTCTCGATGGATTTCCTGGATGGCCACGACTTGCAGCTCCACTGGGATTCCTGCTTGTAG
- the Mrtfa gene encoding myocardin-related transcription factor A isoform X2 has protein sequence MPPLKSPAAFHEQRRSLERARTEDYLKRKIRSRPERSELVRMHILEETSAEPSLQAKQLKLKRARLADDLNEKIAQRPGPMELVEKNILPVESSLKEAIIVGQVNYPKVADSSSFDEDSSDALSPEQPASHESQGSVPSPLESRVSDPLPSATSISPTQVLSQLPMAPDPGETLFLAEQPPLPPAPLLPPSLTNGSIVPTAKPAPTLIKQSQPKSASEKSQRSKKAKELKPKVKKLKYHQYIPPDQKQDKGAPAMDSSYAKILQQQQLFLQLQILNQQQQQQQQQHYNYQAILPAPPKPSGETPGSSAPTPSRSLSTSSSSSSGTPAPSGLPRQNSTALAGKPGALPANLDDMKVAELKQELKLRSLPVSGTKTELIERLRAYQDQVSPAPGAPKAPATTSVLSKAGEVVVAFPAALLSTGSALVTAGLAPAEMVVATVTSNGMVKFGSTGSTPPVSPTPSERSLLSTGDENSTPGDAFGEMVTSPLTQLTLQASPLQIVKEEGARAASCCLSPGARAELEGLDKDQMLQEKDKQIEELTRMLQQKQQLVELLRLQLEQQKRAQQPAPAPASSPVKRESGFSSCQLSCQPQGSAHAFGPGLVVPTTNHGDTQAPAPESPPVVVKQEAGPPEPDLAPGSQLLLGSQGTSFLKRVSPPTLVTDSTGTHLILTVTNKSADGPGLPAGSPQQPLSQPGSPAPGPPAQMDLEHPPQPSFATPTSLLKKEPPGYEETVTQQPKQQENGSSSQHMDDLFDILIQSGEISADFKEPPSLPGKEKSPPAATAYGPPLTPQPSPLSELPQAAPPPGSPTLPGRLEDFLESSTGLPLLTSGHEGPEPLSLIDDLHSQMLSSSAILDHPPSPMDTSELHFAPEPSSGMGLDLAVGHLDSMDWLELSSGGPVLSLAPLSTAAPSLFSMDFLDGHDLQLHWDSCL, from the exons CTTTGAAAAGTCCGGCTGCATTTCATGAGCAGAGAAGGAGCCTGGAGCGGGCCAGG ACCGAGGACTATTTGAAACGGAAGATCCGTTCCCGGCCCGAGAGATCCGAGCTGGTCAGGATGCACATTCTGGAAG AGACCTcggctgagccttctctccaggccAAGCAGCTGAAGCTGAAGAGAGCCAGGCTGGCTGATGACCTCAATGAAAAGATCGCACAGAGGCCTGGCCCCATGGAGCTGGTGGAGAAGAACATCCTGCCTGTGGAGTCCAGCCTGAAGGAGGCTATCATTG TGGGCCAGGTAAATTACCCAAAGGTAGCAGACAGTTCCTCCTTCGACGAGGACAGCAGCGATGCCCTATCTCCTGAGCAGCCTGCCAGCCATGAGTCCCAAGGTTCAGTGCCATCACCCTTGGAGTCCCGAGTCAGTGATCCACTGCCCAGTGCCACCTCCATATCACCCACTCAG gttcTTTCTCAACTCCCGATGGCTCCGGATCCTGGAGAGACGCTTTTCCTGGCAGAgcagcctcctctgcctcccgcaCCTCTGCTGCCCCCCAGCCTAACCAATGGAAGCATCGTCCCCACTGCCAAGCCTGCACCCACACTCATTAAG CAAAGCCAACCCAAGTCTGCCAGCGAGAAATCACAGCGCAGCAAGAAGGCCAAGGAGCTGAAGCCAAAGGTGAAGAAGCTCAAGTACCACCAGTACATCCCCCCGGACCAGAAGCAGGACAAGGGGGCGCCCGCCATGGACTCTTCCTATGCCAAGAtcttgcagcagcagcagctcttccTGCAGCTGCAGATTCtcaaccagcagcagcagcagcaacaacaacagcactaCAACTATCAGGCTatcctgcctgcccctcccaA GCCCTCGGGTGAGACTCCCGGAAGCAGTGCCCCTACCCCATCACGTAGCCTCTCCACCAGTAGCAGCTCCAGCTCAGGCACCCCAGCGCCCAGTGGGCTGCCACGTCAGAACAGCACGGCGCTAGCTGGCAAACCAGGAGCCCTGCCAGCCAACCTGGATGACATGAAG GTGGCAGAGCTGAAGCAAGAACTGAAGTTGCGGTCACTTCCCGTCTCCGGCACCAAGACTGAGCTGATAGAGCGCCTGCGTGCCTACCAAGACCAAGTCAGCCCAGCTCCAGGAGCCCCCAAGGCCCCTGCCACCACCTCTGTGCTGTCCAAGGCTGGTGAGGTAGTGGTCGCCTTCCCTGCGGCCCTGCTaagcacagggtcagctcttgTAACAGCAGGCCTTGCACCAGCTGAGATGGTGGTGGCCACAGTAACCAGCAATGGCATGGTGAAGTTTGGCAGCACAGGCTCCACACCCCCCGTGTCTCCCACCCCTTCAGAGCGCTCACTGCTCAGCACGGGTGATGAGAATTCCACACCTGGGGATGCCTTTGGTGAAATGGTGACATCGCCGCTGACACAGCTCACCCTGCAGGCCTCCCCACTGCAGATCGTGAAGGAGGAGGGTGCCCGTGCTGCGTCCTGCTGTCTAAGCCCTGGTGCTCGGGCTGAGCTGGAGGGACTGGACAAGGACCAGATGCTGCAGGAGAAGGACAAGCAGATAGAGGAGCTGACCCGAATGCTCcaacagaagcagcagctggTTGAGCTGCTGCGGCTACAGCTGGAGCAGCAGAAGCGGGCCCAgcagccagccccagccccagccagcaGCCCTGTGAAGCGGGAAAGTGGTTTCTCCAGTTGCCAGCTGAGCTGCCAGCCCCAGGGCTCTGCCCATGCTTTTGGCCCTGGCCTAGTGGTTCCCACTACCAACCATGGAGACACTCAGGCCCCAGCCCCAGAGTCCCCACCTGTGGTGGTGAAGCAGGAAGCGGGACCACCTGAGCCAGATCTGGCCCCTGGCTCCCAACTGCTCTTGGGCTCACAGGGCACCAGCTTCCTCAAGAGGGTCAGCCCTCCTACCCTGGTCACTGACTCTACAGGGACTCACCTCATCCTCACTGTGACCAATAAGAGTGCAGATGGCCCTGGCTTACCTGCGGGGAGCCCCCAGCAG CCCTTGTCCCAGCCTGGTTCACCAGCCCCTGGCCCACCTGCCCAGATGGACCTGGAGCACCCACCTCAGCCTTCGTTTGCAACCCCCACATCTCTGCTGAAGAAGGAGCCGCCTGGTTATGAAGAGACTGTGACCCAGCAGCCTAAGCAGCAG GAAAATGGCTCCTCCAGTCAGCACATGGATGATCTGTTTGATATTCTTATTCAGAGTGGAG AGATTTCAGCAGATTTCAAAGAGCCACCATCCCTACCAGGCAAGGAAAAGTCACCTCCAGCAGCCACAGCATATGGGCCTCCGTTGACACCACAACCCTCGCCTTTGAGTGAACTCCCCCAGGCTGCTCCTCCACCAggttcccccaccctcccagggCGCCTAGAAGACTTCCTGGAGAGCAGCACAGGGCTGCCCCTGCTGACAAGTGGGCACGAGGGACCAGAACCCCTTTCCCTCATTGACGACCTCCACAGCCAGATGCTGAGCAGCTCCGCCATCCTGGACCACCCCCCATCACCCATGGACACCTCTGAATTGCACTTTGCTCCTGAGCCCAGCAGTGGTATGGGCCTGGACCTGGCTGTTGGCCACCTGGACAGCATGGACTGGCTGGAGCTGTCATCTGGTGGCCCTGTGCTTAGCCTGGCTCCCCTCAGTACTGCAGCCCCCAGCCTCTTCTCGATGGATTTCCTGGATGGCCACGACTTGCAGCTCCACTGGGATTCCTGCTTGTAG